In Prunus dulcis unplaced genomic scaffold, ALMONDv2, whole genome shotgun sequence, one genomic interval encodes:
- the LOC117612468 gene encoding pentatricopeptide repeat-containing protein At3g26630, chloroplastic: protein MMVGCLSCTPEVLPKSKLFTGSRVTKFGSQEALTLLQNCATSKHLKQIHAKIIRNGLSHDQLLIRKLIHLCSSYGKMDYANLIFHQIQGPLTFTWNLMIMSYTINGCSQEALLLYSLMIHQGFPPDKFTFPFVIKACIASSAFEQGKVVHGLSIKNSFSRDMFVQNTLMDFYFKCGEIDCGCRVFEKMRVRNVVSWTTMISGLVACGELHAARAVFERMPAKNVVSWTAMMNGYVRNQQPEEAFELFWRMQVGDVRPNEFTLVSLLKACTLLGSLKLGRWIHDFALKNGFELDVFLGTALIDTYSKCGSLEDARRVFDEMRIKSLATWNAMITSLGVHGFGEEALALFAEMEKVNVRPDAITFVGVLSACLHTNNLEAGCMYFKYMSKHYGITPILEHYTCMIELYSRADMLDEVCKLAQSMPVKQNRYKAEDNDNHLSLVQRN, encoded by the coding sequence ATGATGGTTGGATGCCTTTCATGTACTCCCGAGGTTCTCCCCAAAAGTAAGCTATTCACCGGCTCTAGGGTAACCAAATTCGGTTCTCAGGAAGCTCTCACCTTACTCCAAAATTGCGCCACTTCCAAACATCTCAAGCAAATCCATGCTAAGATTATCCGGAATGGTCTTTCTCACGATCAATTACTTATCAGGAAACTCATTCACCTTTGCTCTTCTTATGGGAAAATGGACTATGCCAATCTCATATTCCATCAAATCCAAGGCCCCCTTACTTTTACTTGGAATCTAATGATCATGTCCTATACCATCAACGGCTGCTCACAAGAAGCCCTCCTTCTGTATAGCCTTATGATACACCAAGGATTTCCACCCGATAAGTTCACCTTTCCATTTGTTATCAAAGCTTGCATTGCCTCTTCCGCATTTGAGCAAGGAAAAGTGGTTCATGGGTTATCCATAAAAAATAGTTTCTCCAGAGACATGTTTGTTCAAAATACTTTAATGGACTTCTACTTCAAGTGTGGAGAAATAGATTGTGGATGCAGGGTGTTTGAAAAAATGCGTGTACGAAATGTAGTTTCATGGACAACCATGATTTCGGGGCTAGTTGCTTGTGGGGAATTGCATGCTGCCCGAGCAGTTTTTGAGCGAATGCCAGCTAAAAATGTTGTTTCATGGACAGCAATGATGAATGGGTATGTTAGAAATCAGCAACCTGAAGAGGCTTTTGAGCTGTTCTGGAGAATGCAGGTTGGTGATGTTAGGCCAAATGAATTCACGCTGGTAAGCTTGCTGAAAGCTTGTACCCTATTGGGGAGCCTCAAATTGGGTAGATGGATTCACGACTTTGCTCTTAAAAATGGATTTGAACTTGATGTTTTCCTTGGGACAGCTCTTATTGATACGTATAGCAAATGTGGTAGTTTAGAGGACGCAAGGAGAGTATTTGACGAAATGCGAATCAAGAGCTTGGCTACATGGAATGCAATGATCACAAGCTTGGGTGTACATGGGTTTGGAGAGGAAGCACTTGCCCTTTTTGCAGAGATGGAGAAGGTGAACGTAAGGCCAGATGCAATCACTTTTGTTGGTGTTTTATCTGCTTGTTTGCATACAAATAATCTGGAGGCTGGTTGTATGTATTTCAAATACATGAGTAAACACTATGGTATTACGCCTATTTTAGAACATTACACTTGCATGATTGAACTATATAGCCGTGCTGATATGTTAGATGAGGTATGCAAATTAGCGCAATCCATGCCTGTAAAGCAAAACAGATATAAAGCAGAGGATAACGACAATCATCTTTCACTCGTGCAGAGGAATTAG